Genomic DNA from Streptomyces sp. NBC_01571:
GGCGGAGATCCTGTGCTCCATCTTCATCGCCTCCAGCCACAGCAGGGGCCGGCCGGCCTCCACCCGGACTCCTTCGGCGAGGCCCTCGGCCACCCGGACCACGGTGCCGGGCATCGGTGCGAGCAGGGAACCGGGGGCGTGGTCGGTCGTGGGTTCGGGGAAGCGGGGCAGCGCGGTGAGGGCGGTGGCGTTCACGTACACCTGGTCGCCGTGGCGTGCCACCCGGAACCGCTCCCGCACACCGTCCACTTCGAGGACGACGAGGCCGGGGTCGGCGCGCACCACACGCACCCCGTCGGCGGCCAGGCCCTCCCGGGTGTGCCGGTAGCGGACCTCGTGCTCCTCCCCTCCCATGAGATACCGCCTGACCTGCGGCTGGGAGGGCAGATTGCGCCAGCCGCCGAACCGGGAACGGCCGTGCGCGTCGGCGAGGGCGGCGGCCAGCGGCGCGTACGGGTCCGCGGCGGGCGTCGTGAGGGCGGCGAGGTGACGGTCGTAGAAGCCGGTGTCCATGCGGCCCCCGGCGAACTCCGGGTGCCGCAGGGACCGTACGAGCAGATCCCTGTTGGTGACCGGGCCGTGGATGTCCGCCCGCTCGAGAGCGCCCGACAGGGTGCGCAGGGCCTGCGCGCGTGTGGGGGCGTGGGCGACGGCCTTGGCGAGCATCGGGTCGTAGTGCACGCCGATCCGGTCGCCGTCGCCGTAGCCGGTGTCCAGGCGGACACCGTCCGGGACGGCGAGGCGGTGCAGGGTGCCGGTCTGCGGGGCCCAGGCGGCTGCCGGGTCCTCCGCGTACAGACGGGCCTCGACCGCGTGCCCGCGCGCGGGGGGCGGCGCGTCGTCGAGCGCGGCGCCCTCGGCGACCTGGATCTGCAGCGCGACGAGGTCGATCCCGAACACCGCCTCGGTGACGGGGTGTTCGACCTGGAGGCGGGTGTTCATCTCCAGGAAGTGGGCGGTGCCGTCCGCGATCAGGAACTCGACCGTCCCGGCGCCCACGTAGTCGACGGCGCGGGCGGCGCGCACGGACAGGTCGTACAGGGTGTCGGTGAGCGGCTGCCCGAGCCCGGGGGCCGGGGCCTCCTCGATCACCTTCTGATGGCGCCGCTGGAGCGAGCAGTCGCGCGTGCCGAGCGCCCAGACCGTGCCGTGCGTGTCGGCGAGGATCTGCACCTCGACGTGCCGGCCGCCCTCCACGTACGGCTCGACGAAGA
This window encodes:
- a CDS encoding biotin carboxylase N-terminal domain-containing protein, yielding MISSILVANRGEIACRVFRTCREAGIRTVAVHSDADENALHVREADAAVRLPGATPAQTYLRGDLVVKAALSAGADAVHPGYGFLSENADFARAVLDAGLVWIGPPPEAIEAMASKTRAKKLMGLAPLVEVTADDLPVLVKAAAGGGGRGMRIVRELAALETELEAARAEALSAFGDGEVFVEPYVEGGRHVEVQILADTHGTVWALGTRDCSLQRRHQKVIEEAPAPGLGQPLTDTLYDLSVRAARAVDYVGAGTVEFLIADGTAHFLEMNTRLQVEHPVTEAVFGIDLVALQIQVAEGAALDDAPPPARGHAVEARLYAEDPAAAWAPQTGTLHRLAVPDGVRLDTGYGDGDRIGVHYDPMLAKAVAHAPTRAQALRTLSGALERADIHGPVTNRDLLVRSLRHPEFAGGRMDTGFYDRHLAALTTPAADPYAPLAAALADAHGRSRFGGWRNLPSQPQVRRYLMGGEEHEVRYRHTREGLAADGVRVVRADPGLVVLEVDGVRERFRVARHGDQVYVNATALTALPRFPEPTTDHAPGSLLAPMPGTVVRVAEGLAEGVRVEAGRPLLWLEAMKMEHRISAPADGTLTALHVVPGQQVEMGALLAVVDDDAPG